The window TTTTGTAGCATCCATCTACTGCTCATGGAGTTAAATTGgaattgtatatttataattgtgaTACATAGTTGCCTGAAGATTGTGTgaattttctctttctaacTAAATTGGTATATGGTGTTTCATTAAACTAGTTAATCAAACCAACTGATTCTTTATTTAACTTAATTCAGGtaaatatgtgaaaatattCTGCAATGAAGAATAATATTGCTTTTGACTGCACTGTAATTGCTTACATTTCTAACCTAATATCTGAGTATACCCGAAGCACATTTCGGACCATGCTGTGTTATAATACTGCAGACTGAATGTAATGTAAGTAAGTAGCATCCACTTATTTTCTCCCCAATGTAAAGCAAGATTTATAACCATTGAAATCTAAATTTACATGGTTAGTACCTGCATTGCATTATTTTAAGAACAAAGAGACTATTGCTTATATCTTGGTATGTAGACAATATTGGCTGATAGGGTTTGTGTTGTCATTAGACTCATTAGTCAAAGAGATGCTTTGTGTTTTTCAGAAGTCTTGTAAATTCGAAGTTGTACATTGCGTGTTTATAGTTTGTGCATCTCTCATTAGCTTGTCGACTATGATGGTGGTAGTTAAAACTGATGGTTGATCTTTCAGTTGCATTGGCCAGCCTCCTTTTTCCCATGGAAGCTAAAGTTGCCATGGATATTGCTCAAGTTGATGAAACATCTGAATTCCATTTAAATGGAATAAAAACGAATACTGCTGGTTCTCCAAGGACGGAGGTTGACTTGAATGAAGCACCTTTTAAGATCAAAGAGGAACATTTGGATAGGCTGAGAGCCCTGTCCAAAACTGGTATATTGCTGcttacttattttcttttggtaGACTTTAGGTTGACTAATCATGTTAACTGgaaaacaattcaaatttaGATAATGCAGAGACCTATATCTGTACTGCAATAATCTTTAGCATACAATTACATTTGGCATGTAAATAAGTCGTGAGCAAAGTTTCTTCAAGTAGAGGGAGTTTGATgttgtaaatataattatgcatTGATAGAATAAATAGCAAATGTGTTTCTGTTTGCATTTTGAGCTAGGATACACTGGATTTTATGTGTTGACTAGCAAACTTGTGTATTTTATCATTCTGTATGTATGCAGTGGAACTCGGGAAACGATTCTTCCCCCGTTGTTCAGCTGTGCTAAATAAGATCATGGACAGAGATGATTACCCTGAGATAGCTAAGTTGGGGAATGGTGTCCCTGATGATTGCCCTTTGAAGAAGAAACGGCGAATGGAAATAGAAGAGGTTTTAAACAAGGCATATTCAGAAGACAAAGAAGAGTTCAACAGAACAATGAACATATCCTCGTCATCGTCTTCCCCATCTGCTGTAATTTTGGGACCAAATGGTACGCTCCCGTCCAAAAGCTAAAACTTATACGGGCCgtttttaaaaagtattctTGGTCTTCCCCCGATTGTGCATCATATTTTTTGAAACCCTTATTAATTTACATGATAAGATTTAGATGATTTAGATAAGAGCGTTTTCTCTAGATTATTAGTGACCGCCTCTTAAATAGTGAGCATAGAAGAATGTCCATATCCTATAAATACTTTGTAACTGTTTACATTGTGTACAATAACACATTAATACTGTGTGACTAATGGGACACTGAATTACTACGAATTATTGTGCTTGTCTTGTTAAACGGTGATTATCACTTATCAGAATGCCTGTCGTTGTGGTTCTGTGATCGTTAGGAAACAAATGTTGGGTATGtcatatactagtaatttggatttttctgTGACCGTAGctccttttatttattcattttaattttgggtaACTCTATCTTGTTTATGCCATGTCACGTTTAGTTCACCATCTGCCAagtcaaaatgaaatattgaaaaaaaaacgatAATAGCGTAATAAACATGAGCTGCCatataatagtactccctccgtcccacaaaagatgtcacatttgtgGAACGACACGGTATTTTAGGAGGTTTGGttggagagagaaatataatttttatattcatgtgagagagaactttttccaaaaaggaaaatgtgacattttttgtgggacaaactaaaaaggaaagtgtgacatcttttgtgggacggagagagtaataagttgaaaaaaaataaatggatcCTAACAAAAGTAAACGAAAACGTATCACGCAATTcaagagtgaaaaaaagagGTAGGGCCTGGATGGGGTTTTTAAGATCCTCTGGGCCTGAGTGTGTGCAATAAACGTTTATAGACAAAAGCACCGCCAACACATCGATCCTTCTAAACCCAAACCCCTCTAATCTGACTCTGCCACTCCACTCCACTCCAATGAGTTGGTCCACGTGGTCGGGCCTTTTTTCCTCGTCGTCTTCCTCTCTGCTCCCTCCTCCGATAAATGGTTCTTCCTCAGACGAGTGGGAGATGGTGTACTTTTATGAAGATATGACAGCTGTTGTTGACGATGTAGTGGATGTGGATGTGGATGTGAATGTGGTCCACGAAGAAGGTGGATGTATAGAGCCAAGAGGGAGCATATTGCCGCAAGTTAGTCATCCATATAATAGTGATATCCAGTGGACTGCTGCTCCAGATCCTCAGCCGACTCATGTTTGTTCATTCTAGGCCGGAAATTTGTGGGGTCCCTTCGGCATGTGATATCCAGGTGCTACATATCGGAAAAATGGGTTACTGGTTAACCATGCCATCATGGAAGAACGTCAGTAAAAATGGATGTGATATGGCTTACAGATAAGAAGAGGTTCATTCCAGTCAAAAGGGATTGAGGTGAAGTTGCAACACAATCAATCGATGGCTCTCCCTCGTACACAATCACTCTATCAGCAAGGTATGTTGCCATGATGAAATCATGCTCCACAACAAATGCAGGCTTCTTCGCTTGACGTATGAATCTCTTTATGACTTTTGAAGCAACAATACGCTGCTCTGAGTCAAGAAATGCACTTGGCTCGTCTATCAAGTATAAATCAGCTGGCTGCAGCCATgccaaaagaaaataagtgtAAAATGACAAgcaaaacaccaaaaaaacacacaaattaTTCACTAGGGACCTCACCTTTCCAAGACAAAGAGTAAGGCCAACCCTCTGTAATTCCCCACAAGAAAGATTCACCATCTTTTTATCCAtcaatttttcaatcaatAGTGGTTTCATCACATTGGATACAAACTGAGGATCCATATATGAATCAGGAATGTTTGTATGCAACACACTTCTCTCGTTACACTCAAATTTAGTACGCATTTTTGGTGGCTTGTAAGAGAATTTGAAGTCTGGAATTTCCGAATCTGAGCCTTCTACTGAATCAGGCTTCATCAAGCCAGCCTAACATTTGAAAGGACTACATTTTCAgcataataaacaaaattaacatgTTCATTACAAGTGAACAAACGACGCAACAATGTACCAGCATCTGTAGGAAGGTTGACTTTCCCGTCCCATTTTCTCCAAGCAGTACAATAATTTGAGAATCAGTGAATTCACCCTCTTCAACCTTGAGCCTGAAGTTTCCATTAGTCTTAGTCATGCTTGGATACTTATGTCTTGCACATGTTTCACTTTCCTCGGCACTTTCTTGTGGAGTTTCAGCAACCTGAGAGAAGTAGATTATACGGTTATTGACATCTCAGTTGCCCAAATACTAGTACGACATGTTAGCAGAAATAAAATAGGACTTACATCAAATGTTAGAGATTCACCTCtaaatgtaaaattttcatttggcACAAATCCAGCaaggaaaatattaattcCTTGTCTGACAGAGAATGGAAGAGTAACAGCCCCATATTTACCAGGTCTCCCATATAGGCAGCATATGAAGTCCGACAAATAATCAAGCACACAAGGATCATGCTCTACCACAATCACATAGCTGAAAACAAAGATGACAAGTAAGATTCTCATACTTGGACAGTTAACAGGAAAAAATGAACATCGATCACCAACATATTAGGTTGACGCAAGGATCGGATGACTCGGGCAGCTTTTAATCTTTGTTTAACATCAAGATAGCCCGATGGTTCATCAAACAAATAGATATCTGCATTACGTAGAGTATTGCAAACTTCTGAAGCTCTCCACCCGATAAATTTCCCACATTACGGTCCATAACATGAATCAAGTCAAGGTCAGCTGCAAGTTCCTGTTCATATTTCTCTCATCTGCCTGAGTAAGAAATTGGCCAACGTTGCGGTAAAGTAGAATAACTTTAGCGCCAATTTTGCCTTGGATTACTTTAGGCTTGCGATTGCCTTGAAGAAGGTTAGGGATGCGATTGATGTGCTGGGGCTTGATGGATGCCTGAGAATAAATGCGATGAATGAGTATTAACAAGGGCAAAACATTGTAGCAACATGAGCTAGCTAAAACCTTCAATTTATCTTTAACAAAACTATTGAAGTAATTGTGCAGCTCAGATTCTTGaaagaaatttataatttcttgCCATCCAGGAGGATCctataaagaagaaaaaaactttttaaaaaaagaacaagaaGGAAGGGAAGGTGAATGAATAGGTGAAGAAAGTTACATCAAAGCGTCCCAAGTTAGGTTTGATCCTCCCAGATAAAAGTTGGATGGCAGTGGATTTCCCAATGCCATTTCGTCCCACGATGCCCAGAACTTGGCCAGGTCTCGGTATAGGTAATCTGTGAAAATGTTGGAGAAATTAGAAAGCAAGCAAGTTGCGTATGAAAGTGCAGTTGAACAGAAGAAACCTGAGCAATGACGATGGGTTGTATCCTTATGGGAGGCGATGGGGATGCGCGTATCTCTCTCTGTTCATCAATATTTaaacttgaaatcaaaatcaagagaaatcgtaattcaaaatcaagagaATTTCAATGGCCAGCCTCTGTGAATAACCGttcaaaatatacttaatcACCATTAA is drawn from Salvia hispanica cultivar TCC Black 2014 chromosome 6, UniMelb_Shisp_WGS_1.0, whole genome shotgun sequence and contains these coding sequences:
- the LOC125197169 gene encoding ABC transporter E family member 2-like → MKILHLEVAETPQESAEESETCARHKYPSMTKTNGNFRLKVEEGEFTDSQIIVLLGENGTGKSTFLQMLAGLMKPDSVEGSDSEIPDFKFSYKPPKMRTKFECNERSVLHTNIPDSYMDPQFVSNVMKPLLIEKLMDKKMVNLSCGELQRVGLTLCLGKPADLYLIDEPSAFLDSEQRIVASKVIKRFIRQAKKPAFVVEHDFIMATYLADRVIVYEGEPSIDCVATSPQSLLTGMNLFLSHLDITCRRDPTNFRPRMNKHESAEDLEQQSTGYHYYMDD